The proteins below come from a single Vitis vinifera cultivar Pinot Noir 40024 chromosome 9, ASM3070453v1 genomic window:
- the LOC109123134 gene encoding E3 ubiquitin-protein ligase At4g11680: MANQNYGGEQHMIDIEEIPPIPTNQNSSTSSHVHSLDSGLCLSIQLILTVTQMVASLVVLWVSMAQEHRYPKLFPWVMGYASGCALMLPLLYSRYHIARTLNLGSSEEAEKLFGVVRFFKMTLSCFFLVWLVLGIVWIPGALFSIRDDATLLETLCLVLFLSGCFVYAIPGMRFASLCLFLPCLICATLVSPHEKPRGATPESINELPTYKFKSKENGRGEGGVWAAGTIKERTLSEEDAVCCICLGQYADNEELRELPCCSHFFHAECVDQWLKIKACCPLCQSELGGAGGAAT, translated from the exons ATGGCAAACCAGAATTATGGTGGTGAGCAGCACATGATTGATATCGAAGAAATACCACCAATTCCCACTAATCAAAATTCTTCTACTTCATCACATGTCCACTCACTCGATTCTGGTTTATGCCTTTCAATTCAGTTAATTCTAACCGTGACCCAGATGGTAGCTTCCCTTGTGGTTTTGTGGGTGTCCATGGCCCAGGAACATAGATACCCCAAACTGTTTCCATGGGTTATGGGCTATGCTTCTGGCTGTGCTTTAATGCTTCCTCTTCTTTACTCCCGATATCACATCGCAAGAACCTTGAATTTGGG TTCTAGTGAAGAAGCTGAGAAGCTGTTTGGAGTGGTGCGATTCTTCAAGATGACCTTGAGCTGCTTCTTTCTAGTGTGGTTGGTTTTAGGCATTGTATGGATTCCCGGAGCTCTATTTTCTATCCGTGATGATGCAACCTTATTGGAAAC GTTATGCCTAGTGTTGTTCCTCTCTGGATGTTTTGTGTATGCGATACCAGGCATGAGATTTGCATCACTCTGTCTGTTTTTGCCTTGTTTGATTTGCGCAACACTGGTCTCTCCACATGAAAAACCTAGAGGAGCCACCCCAGAATCCATTAATGAACTGCCTACCTACAAGTTTAAGTCAAAGGAAAATGGAAGAGGTGAAGGTGGGGTCTGGGCTGCAGGAACCATAAAGGAGCGCACCTTATCTGAGGAAGATGCA GTTTGTTGCATTTGCTTGGGACAATATGCGGACAATGAAGAGCTGCGGGAGCTGCCATGCTGCAGCCATTTTTTCCATGCGGAGTGTGTGGATCAATGGCTGAAGATCAAAGCATGCTGTCCTCTCTGTCAATCTGAGCTGGGCGGGGCCGGTGGGGCTGCAACATGA
- the LOC109123133 gene encoding E3 ubiquitin-protein ligase At4g11680-like yields the protein MAPRNLTVTATADLFIFKAPPTRANSFNTLPTYRFKLKKNGTDAVGVLAAGTEQERAISEEDAVCCICLEKYVDNDELRELPCGHFFHKECVDEWLKINARCPLCQSEIARTHGASTFAAGSSQNPSERRTGSALDEDGGGHGSTVA from the exons aTGGCCCCTAGAAACCTGACTGTAACGGCCACTGCCGATCTCTTCATCTTTAAAGCACCGCCAACCAGAGCAAACTCCTTCAATACACTGCCAACCTACAGgtttaagttaaagaaaaatGGAACAGATGCAGTTGGAGTCTTGGCTGCAGGAACCGAGCAGGAGCGTGCCATATCTGAAGAAGATGCA GTTTGTTGTATTTGCTTGGAAAAATATGTTGACAATGATGAGCTGCGAGAGCTGCCATGCGGCCATTTCTTCCACAAGGAGTGTGTGGATGAGTGGCTAAAGATCAATGCACGGTGTCCTCTCTGCCAATCTGAGATAGCTAGGACTCATGGGGCTTCGACCTTTGCCGCAGGCTCCAGCCAGAATCCAAGTGAGAGGAGGACGGGTAGCGCATTGGATGAAGATGGCGGTGGACATGGAAGTACTGTGGCTTGA
- the LOC132254358 gene encoding probable E3 ubiquitin-protein ligase ATL44, with translation MVGVTQLLLGPACSLFKALLLSGCTIYAMPGIAIASYCLFFSWLILSLLLLKLREKHRGTSTPDSPPNVLPTYKFKSKENGGGVLLAAGTKKKSASLSGEDVVCCICLGNYADNEELRELPCCSHFFHVECVDKWLKIKARCPLCQSEHVEAGGAAT, from the exons ATGGTTGGAGTCACTCAACTGTTACTTGGCCCTGCTTGCAGTTTATTCAAAGCGTTGCTTCTCAGTGGCTGTACAATATATGCAATGCCAGGCATTGCAATAGCATCATACTGTCTGTTTTTCTCTTGGTTGATTTTGTCATTACTACTGCTCAAACTAAGGGAAAAACATAGAGGAACCAGTACCCCAGATTCCCCTCCTAATGTACTGCCTACCTACAAGTttaaatcaaaggaaaatggagGTGGAGTGCTCTTGGCCGCAGGAACCAAAAAGAAGAGCGCCAGCTTATCTGGAGAAGATGTG GTTTGTTGCATTTGCTTGGGAAATTATGCAGACAATGAAGAGCTGCGTGAGCTACCATGCTGCAGCCATTTCTTCCATGTGGAGTGTGTGGATAAATGGCTGAAGATCAAAGCACGCTGCCCTCTCTGTCAATCTGAGCATGTAGAGGCTGGTGGGGCTGCAACATGA
- the LOC100246284 gene encoding E3 ubiquitin-protein ligase At4g11680 yields the protein MDETPLQYLLRLHQDREGLSKQEAVHTKLGNYGLPSHNHLIPIAKLSGGQSTAASNFVRKSIRRNPNQPKPKCKWQTRTMIVASIVVLSLSKLNGDPDYKLFSWVVGYACGCVLMLPLLYCRYIVRGTVNLQLYGIVEVLKMSLSCFFAVWFVLGNVWVFGSSSTGKDDTKLETLCLVFLASGCIMYAMPVFRCAAFCLLLPFLILPTLASPQEQAREANPDYSFNALPTYNFKLKENGTGESGVLAAGTDKERAISGEDAVCCICLGKYADNDEVRELPCSHFFHVECVDKWLKINPRCPLCQSELGGAGGASTLVTHSSQDQSERMTDTAS from the exons ATGGATGAAACGCCACTTCAGTATCTTCTCAGGCTTCATCAAGATCGGGAGGGACTTAGCAAGCAGGAAGCTgtccatacaaagcttgggaaCTACGGGCTCCCCAGCCATAACCACCTCATCCCAATTGCAAAACTATCTGGAGGGCAAAGCACCGCGG CATCTAATTTTGTTCGCAAATCCATCCGTAGAAACCCAAACCAACCCAAACCCAAATGCAAATGGCAAACCAGAACGATG ATTGTTGCATCCATTGTGGTTTTGTCGCTGTCCAAACTAAATGGAGATCCAGACTACAAACTCTTTTCGTGGGTTGTGGGCTATGCTTGTGGCTGTGTTCTCATGCTTCCTCTTCTCTACTGCAGATATATTGTCAGAGGAACCGTGAATTTACA GCTGTATGGAATAGTGGAAGTGTTGAAGATGTCCTTGAGCTGCTTCTTTGCAGTGTGGTTCGTCCTGGGCAATGTATGGGTTTTTGGATCTTCATCTACTGGCAAGGATGATACCAAATTGGAAAC GTTATGCCTAGTGTTCCTGGCGTCCGGCTGCATTATGTATGCGATGCCAGTCTTTAGATGTGCTGCCTTCTGTCTGTTGTTGCCTTTTTTGATTTTGCCAACACTGGCCTCTCCACAAGAACAAGCTAGAGAAGCCAACCCAGATTATTCCTTTAATGCACTGCCAACCTACAATTTTAAGTTAAAGGAAAATGGAACAGGTGAAAGTGGAGTCTTAGCTGCAGGGACAGATAAGGAGCGTGCCATATCCGGAGAAGATGCA GTTTGCTGCATTTGCTTGGGAAAATATGCAGACAATGATGAGGTGCGGGAGCTTCCATGCAGCCATTTCTTCCATGTGGAGTGCGTGGATAAATGGCTGAAGATTAACCCTCGGTGTCCTCTCTGTCAATCTGAGCTTGGAGGGGCTGGTGGGGCTTCAACATTGGTCACTCACTCCAGTCAGGACCAAAGCGAGAGGATGACAGATACTGCGTCTTAA
- the LOC132254359 gene encoding E3 ubiquitin-protein ligase At1g63170-like, whose amino-acid sequence MATQNYGEQRIDIEDIPPIPTNQTSSSSSSGDPSDPGLTFIHILFVLSVIQVVASLVGLWVSIVYEHPDYELISWVVGYASGCAVIVIFPLLYFRCHITSTLNLRQRKVMTGFWITMSFFFLVWYGLGIAFFAGGSSSNHGAPRLETLLVVLLFVGCLLSALPAIALIVAFCVCLPCLIWVILESAKEKSRGASTPDSLGALPTCKFKSKESGGRSGDEGGIVLAAGTEKERTLSGEEVVCCICLRKFADNDEVREVPCCSHFFHVGCLDKWLKIKARCPLCQSQLGVAAEGVTDATHSSDNPS is encoded by the exons atGGCAACCCAGAATTATGGTGAGCAGAGAATTGATATTGAAGACATACCACCAATTCCTACTAATCAAACTTCTTCGAGCTCATCAAGTGGTGACCCATCTGATCCTGGTTTAACATTTATTCATATTCTGTTCGTTCTAAGCGTGATCCAGGTTGTAGCATCCCTCGTGGGTTTGTGGGTGTCCATAGTTTATGAGCATCCAGACTACGAACTGATTTCATGGGTTGTGGGCTATGCTTCTGGCTGTGCTGTAATTGTAATATTTCCTCTTCTTTACTTCCGATGTCACATCACAAGCACCTTGAATCTGCG TCAACGTAAAGTGATGACAGGCTTCTGGATAACCATGAGCTTCTTCTTTCTAGTGTGGTACGGTTTGGGTATTGCATTCTTTGCTGGGGGTTCTTCTTCTAACCATGGTGCACCCAGATTGGAAAC GTTACTCGTTGTGTTGCTTTTTGTTGGCTGTCTACTGAGTGCATTGCCAGCCATTGCATTAATTGTAGCATTCTGTGTGTGTTTGCCTTGTTTGATTTGGGTAATACTGGAATCTGCGAAGGAAAAATCTAGAGGAGCCAGTACCCCAGATTCCCTTGGTGCACTGCCTACCTGCAAGTTTAAATCAAAGGAAAGTGGAGGAAGATCAGGTGACGAGGGTGGAATAGTCTTGGCCGCAGGAACAGAAAAGGAGCGCACCTTATCTGGAGAAGAAGTG GTTTGTTGCATTTGCTTGAGAAAATTTGCAGACAATGATGAGGTGCGGGAGGTACCATGCTGCAGCCATTTCTTCCATGTGGGGTGTCTGGATAAATGGCTGAAGATCAAAGCACGCTGTCCTCTCTGTCAATCTCAGCTTGGCGTGGCTGCTGAGGGTGTAACAGATGCCACCCACTCCAGTGACAATCCAAGTTAG
- the LOC100854934 gene encoding auxin-induced protein 22A-like — protein MALGLEITELRLGLPGHADSNHLAGVNAVERNEKKRVFSEMSGDSSATTCERKAQNKNQVVGWPPVCSYRRKNSFNDKDRTEATKMYVKVSMDGAPFLRKIDLSSHQGYFNLVTAFEELFGCFGIGEALKDADSSEYIPIYEDKDGDWMLVGDVPWEMFIESCKRLRIKKKSETKNFGLQLNSLKELQKIND, from the exons ATGGCCCTAGGACTCGAGATCACTGAGCTGAGGCTGGGTCTGCCCGGTCATGCCGACTCAAACCACCTTGCTGGTGTTAATGCAGTGGAGAGAAACGAGAAGAAGAGGGTGTTTTCTGAGATGTCCGGGGATAGCAGCGCCACCACTTGTGAACGGAAAGCCCAGAACAAGAACCAAGTTGTGGGGTGGCCGCCAGTCTGCTCATATCGGAGGAAGAACAGTTTTAACGACAAGGATCGAACAGAAGCTACCAAAATGTACGTGAAAGTGAGCATGGACGGCGCACCTTTTCTTCGTAAGATCGATTTGAGTTCCCACCAAGGCTACTTCAATCTTGTCACCGCTTTTGAGGAGCTTTTCGGGTGTTTCGGCATCG GTGAAGCATTGAAAGATGCAGATAGTTCAGAGTATATTCCCATATATGAGGACAAAGATGGGGACTGGATGCTTGTAGGAGATGTTCCTTGGGA GATGTTCATTGAATCTTGCAAGAGGCTGAGGATCAAGAAAAAATCCGAAACCAAGAATTTCGGCCTGCAGTTAAATTCTCTGAAGGAACTCCAGAAGATAAATGATTAG